Part of the Spiroplasma turonicum genome, AGAAGAGAGATAATAATAAATAATAGATTGTTTTGATATTTATATATAAAGTTAAAAATAAAATTATATTATAATTTATATTTAAGGATTTTTTTATATACTAAATTTATAAACAAAATAAATATCTTGAATAAAAATTGTATTTTATATTACAAAAAACAATATAATAATAAATAAATTTAATATTAATCCTATACAAGTTTGAAAAGTTACTTTGTTGTATTCTAAATTAGGTGACCCATTATTATAATTTTATTGATTATAAGAAAAGGCACTTTGTTCTATTTCAATTATTACTATAACTACAATTAAGTTAAGATTAATTTAAATGGTTTATTTTAATATAAAAAGCTTTTCTTTATGTTACGCTGAGATGAATATAACTTTTAACATTACTTTTTCTAAAAAATTTTAAAGATTAATTTTTTTTATCTTTTATAATAAACAAACTAAAATTTAACATATTGGTGATAATTATGTAAATAATATAATAAATAGAAAGACTGTTTTTATAAGACAAAAATAATAGATAAAAAATAATAAAATTAATAGCTGTTAAAATTTTTTTAAATGTTGATAAATTAAAGGTAATAATAGAAAAATTAAATTTAAAAAGTGGTGTTATTCAGACATATCATTGAGTGAAAAGAAATAGAAAATACAATAAATAACCAAAAAATGAAAAGTTAAAAGATAAATTAAAAATAAAAATTTTTTAAAAGTGCATGCCTTCTTGCATTAATTTATCGAAAAATAAAAGGATATAAACACATGTAAGAAGATTTGAAAAATGATCCTATAATAGTATTTTCCATCACTTCAAATAAACTTATTTTAAAATTTAACTTGTATCACTTTTTGTAAAATAATTAAATTATGCTGTATGAAAAAAATATGATATTTAATTAAAAGGTGGGAAAAATAAGTCACAGAGAAAGTATAATAAATATAAAATTAATTTATTTAATAATTTCGTTGAGTTTATTTTTCTTTATTCTTGAATTGCAAACAATCATTCAATTAATATTAATTAAAAAAATAATAAAAGAAATAAGAAATATTGATCTTGTAAAACTACCTTAAATTATGAGATTCATAAAAAAAATATAATGCTCTTAGTGTCAATGTTGTACAAGAGATGGTCTTATAAAGATTTAAAAAAAACATTAATATAAATAAAAACTATATGGATATTCATTATTTAGAAACCTTGTTAAAGATGTAACTAATACAAGAGTTTTAATAGAGTTAATACATAACCGATATATAAATATAATATTGCTTATAATCATGATTTCATTAAAAATTAAAGGTTATAAGTAAAAAATAAGAATATCACTAAATTTGTAAATAATTAAAAAATTTATATACTCTTTATTTATTAATCTTTTAATTTGGAACATAATAGATTATTATTTAAATAATATATTTACAATAAATATAAATAAAGATTATTTTAATAAATAATAATATGAATATTTATAAATTAAATTATAATAATTACAACCTTAAATTTTTTAAAATAAAAGAATTTAAAAGTACTAAAAATGAAGATAAAAACATTAATGCCATACCAATCATTGGAGTTAAAACTGAAAATATTGCTAAAGGTATTACAATGCTATTATAGATGAAGGCCCAAAATAAATTTGTAATAATAATTTTTTTAGTAAACTTAGCTAATTTAAATGATTCATAAATCAATCAAATATTTGGATTTAATAAACTTACATCTGATTCTAAGTTTAAAAAAGAGCTATTAGTAATTATAGATATAGATAAATCTGCCTTTTGAATTGCTAATATATCATTCATACCATCACCAACATATAAAACTTTTTTATTCTGTTTTTGAATATTATTTATAACATCTAATTTTTCTTCAATTGTTTTCTCGTAATAAACTTTATCTACTTTTAATTCCAATCCTAATTTTTCTGAAACTTTTTTATTATCACCAGTAATTATAAAAACTTCAAGACCAAGGCTTTTAAACTTTTGAATTGATTCTTCAACATTTTCTCTTAACTTATCTTTAAACTCGATTAAACAAACTATTACATCATTTTCAATTAAAAATGTTGTTGTATTTTCTAATTTATTTATATCAAAATTAATTACTTTATCAAAAGATTCACTATATTTAGAAATTGGCAAAAGTTTATAGTTTTTATTATTTAATATAAATTCAAACCTATTAACTTTTTTAAAGTTATTTTCCTTATTAAATATTAAATTTTTATCTCTTATATAATTAAGTATTCCATCAGCTAAAGGATGAGTTAAATTAGATTCAATTATTCACAATATTTCAAGAAATGACTCATCTCCAATAAAATTAACTACTTTAACTTCACCTTTTGTTAAGGTACCTGTTTTATCAAAAGCTATTACATTAATTTTAATTAATTTTTCAAATGCGTCAGGCTTATTAAATATAATATTTTTCTTAGCAGCTTTCAAAGAGCCTATCATAATAGCTAATGGTATTGCAATACCTAATGAACATGGACAAGCAGTTACTAATATTGTAATTGCAATTTTTATTGCAATATAAATATTTCCATAATTTAAAACAAGATATGATAAAACAAACCCACATATTGCTAAAAGTATTATTAATGGTGTGAATCATATAATAATTTTATCAATTATAGTTTGTAATTTAGTTTTTTCTGATTGAACTAGTGCAACTTTATTAATTATCTTAGTTAAGAACGAGTTTTTAATAGTTGTAGTTGATTTCATTATTAAATCAATATCTTTATTTATCATACCTGCAAATAAAGTATCATGCTTAAAAAATGTTTTATTATTATTTTCACCATCAATTATTTGGGTATTTATTTTTCTATTTTCACTTACTAAAAAACCATCAATTGGAATGACTTGATCTTTTAATACCTTAACTAATTCATTTTCTTTAACTAAACTTAGTTTTTTTAATTTTTCTGTATTATTTACAACTGTAATTACTTCATTCGGAATTAAAGAAATTAAACTTTTTAAATCTTTTGAAACTAATTTTCTAAGTTTATTGTTAATTATATCACCCGTTTTTACAAATAAAACTACAAAAATGTTTACCTCAATTAGTTCTGGAAAGTTATTTATCGCCAATTGATAAGATGAATAAATAAATGCAGTTTGAGTTGATATAAATATTAATAGATTCATACCTATTTTTCTTCAAACAAATAATTCATAGTAGGTTTTTTTAATAAAATTAAAACCATATATATATGTAGAAAATATTGCAATTGAGAATAAAAAATATTTATTATAAAAAATAGTTGAAAATATGTTTTTAGTATAATAATGACTAACTATCATTGCACATATTATTAACAAACCAAATAATCATAGAATTATTAAGGTTATTATATTAACATTATTATTCTTCAATCATTTCACAATCAAAACCTTGTTTTTTTAGGTGTTTTATAATAGTTTCTAAAGAGATATTTGCTTCATTATACTCAAAATGTACTTCTTTTAAAGGTATTAAAACTTTAACATTAATTATATTTATTTTTTTAAGTGATTTTTCAACTGATAATGCACAATTTGGACAGTCAAGATTGTTTATTAATAATTTAATTTCTTTCATATTTTCACCTTATTTAATAATTATAAACCTAATTTAACTAAAAAAATAAAAAAATGAGTATAACTCATTTTAAGTATTAATCAATTACGTTAGCATTATTTACTTCTTGGTTTTGATTAATAGATGTTGTTCCTAATGAAGTATAACTATTTTCATTATTGCATAATAATAATATACCTGCAATTAAACCTAAAATAGGCATAAAGATTATAGCACAAACTCCTAAACCTGTTGCTGGAGTGTAACTTGTGATTCTTTTTTTAGCATTTAATGTCATAGGAATAGTTCATGCTAACGAAATTGGTATTATACAAAATGATATTGTTGCAAGTATCATTAATATGTATGCCCCTTGTGCTAAGCCACTTTCTTTTTGATTGTTGTTCATATATTTTTTCTCCTTATAAGTGTTACTTCTAATAAAAATATTATACATAAAAAAATTTAAAATTACTTTAAAAAAATATTTTAGAAATCATGGTTACATTATTATCTTTTATATATAAACTATTGTGTATCAATTATAAATATAAATTTTAAGATAAATTTATTTTAAAATTTCAACTTTTATTTTGATATAATTTTCCATAAAAAACTGACTTGTATTAGTTTACTTTATTTTTTTAATTTTATTTATTAAGTTAAAAAGACTTTATTTTATTTATAATATTTTTATTCTTATATAAGAATATAATTAAACCTTTTCTAATGCCATAGTTTTTTTTCTCCCTAAAAACTGCATCATTTATTAAACTATCATCTTTAACTATTATTTAATTCAGCAAGTTCATTTAATAACTTTATATTATTTAATCATATTTATAATACAATCTAAACCAATTGATTACTACATTAAAAAAATATATTAATTACTTATTATAAAAAAACTTTTAGCAAAATGATTCGCTAAAATTACTATAAATTTAATGTATGTTTTATTGTATTAATAATTACTGTAAAAAAATTATATTTATTGGATTCATAATGTAGTTCATATTTATTATTTGACTAAATATAATAACTAAAATATTTATACTCATAAGATCAATTATGTGAATCATTTATTAAAACTAGCTTTAATTTTTTATCAATATATTTAAATGATGAATTATTTTTTAAATATTCTGTATAACTATTTGTTGAATTGCTTCCTACAAGTGTTACTACTAATGAAAGTTCCTATTAATTTGTTTCTAAATCAACATAATTATCTACACATAATATTGTAAAATCATTAACATATTTAACATCTGCTGGTTTATTTGAATTATTATATTTAACTTCACTAACATCAATATTAGGTATAATTTTTTTTTTTTTTGTTAGAATAATATCATCTTTATAAAAAAATAAATAACTAACTCCTATAGTAGGTAATACAATAATAATTTGACCCATAATCATTACATATACATGTAATTTATTCATTTTATAAATTTTCTTTCTTTTCTTTATTACTTTACATTTAAAAAGAAATCTGAATTTATATTTTTATTTATAACTTATATTAAATTAAATAGAAGTAAAGTATTTTATTAATAAACAAAGGTTTTTAAGGATTAAAATTATTTTAATTGTGCTAATAACAAGTAATTATAATCAAATAAAATTCAACTATATTTAATGTAATTTTTAATTTATTAAGATAAATATTATTTTATTAGTTAAGTAAAAATATAATTAAAATAATTTAGTTTTTGTATTGTGAAAGTTTAATTACTATATTTATTTTGCAGTTAGATTTGATTTTTTAATTTTAATTATAAAAAAATGTTAAAAGTATCTTTTGAGTTAAACAATAAATGTTACTTAATCATTAAATGGTTAGGAAATAAAATCTTGATTGAACTATATTTATTTTATATTATATAAAACAATGAGAATAAAATATTATGAATAAGTAAATATTTATATTAGCTATATTAGTTTTTTGTTATAGTTTTCATTTTTATATATTAATTATTGATATTTATTATTTTAGCAAATAACCAAAAAAATTCTATATGCTTCTTATAAGAAGGATTAATTTTTTTTCAAATTTCAAATAAATATATATTTTAAAACTATTATTTCTTTCTTTTTTATTATATATAAACTTTATTCTTTATTTATTAACTAAAAAATAATCTAAAATAAATAAATGAAGTTTAGTCACCAATACTCTATTGATTATATATACATTAATAAGATAAATTTAAATTTCAAAATTAATATTGTTCTTTTTTAAAACCTTAATTAATTTTTGAAATTCTTGATCATATTTTTGAAGTTCTTGATCATATTTTTGAAATTCTTGATCAAACTTTTCTTGCCATTTTTTAATTAATGCTTCGATTTGTTTTTCACAGTTTTTATTCATTATTAGATACAACTTATAAACAAAATGATGTGATTGTTTAATTTTTTCCTTTATATTTTTATTATAAATGATTCTTTCTTCATTACAAAATTTTTTCAACATTTATTGCTTCAAAAATTTCTTCAGAAGTATTTGTTTCTTTATTAAATTGAAAATTAATCTCATTGTTAATATCATCTTTAAATAAATCAAATATTACTATTTTATTTAATTTAGTCATTTTTCACCCCAAATATATCTTTTAATACATTATTTATTTATCTTAATTTTGCTTCTTTAGGAGATATTTTACTTGCTTCAATTAAATCAATTATTACCAGAAAATCATTTTTTTGATAAGTACTATAAGACTTTCATCAATCTCAACATATTTAATTCTTTATTTATTTTTACATCTATGCGCCTAAATTCTATAACAATTAAAAAACTAGCATAAGCTAGTATTTATCTTTAATGAAAATAAAAAAATAGAGTACTAGTAGTTCCACTAATGCTCTATTTGCTACTTATATAATAACATATTTTTACATATCAAAATCAATATTGTTCTTTTTTAAAACATTAACTAATTTTTGCATTTCTTGATCACGTTTTTGCATTTCTCTTTCATTATTTTCCTTGAGTTCCTTAAATTTAGCATCACTCTTTTTTAACTCTTTATTTAATTTATCTTGTCATTCTTTATTTAATGCTTCAATTTGTTTTTCACAGTTAGTCATTTTAATTTTTTACTCCTTTAAAGCTTTATTTATAGACTCATTATATAGTTTTTTTCATTAAATTTAAGTTCTTCTACATTAATTTCTTAAAAAATTCAATTGGTTTATTACTTTGGTTTGATAAGACTATTATAAGATTTTTTTAATCAGTTGATAATTCTAAAAATATTTTTAATTTATTTGATTCCATCATTAATATCATCCAATTCAGCAAGAACTTCATATATTAATTTAGACACTCATTTACTACTTCTTTTGATAAAGTATTATTTTTTGAACATTCAAAAAAAATAACTTCTGTCTTCTTCATTACCTAAATTGACTGTTTTTCACCTATTTTTAAATAAATAGTTATTTTAAAACTATTTTTTGTTTGTGAGTTTTTCAAAGTAAAAAAATAATAAAATTTTGTATTAGAATTTAACAAAAATAAAAAAATATAGTACTAGTAACACTAGTACTATATTTACCAAATTAAACAAAACATAAAAAAATAGGGTTTAACCCTATTTTTAGCTTTTGCAAAAAGCTTACCCATAATTCATTATAGTATATTATATTTATACAAATGAATTATTTAGACCAGATATCGCAATCAGTCAATATTATAGAACCAAGATTTAACTTGCATATTTATATTATCAAAATACATTTAAATTTTCAATAATATTTTATTTAATTTTACTTAATTTTATCTAATAATTATTTACTTAAGTTATAATATTTTTTTCCTTTTTTAAAAATAATTTTGTTCATAAATAATCCAGTTGTTGTTTTGCTTTTTTGTTAATTTTTATATTCAACTCATTCATTTAAAAAATGCAAAATATAACTCGTATTCCCCATCCTAGAAGATAATAATTCCATATATCCTGCTATTAATCTAACTAAATCATTATTATTTATATCCATTATACTTTGAATAAATATTCATCACTTTCATATTTTGTTTATATAAATATAAATAAAATATTAATTTATAATAGTATCAAAATTTAAGTATAGTTCAGCAATTGCTTTCATTTGTTCACCTTAATTTTTAGCAATTTTCATCGTCAATGTTAATAATTTTTTGTATATTACTTATACTTTTTTTACATTTTCAATTTCATTATTGTAGGTTTTATTAATTGTTTTTCAATCAGTTTCATTATTTGCAAATACATCTAGATCTTCAAATTCACATTCTAATATTTTCACTGACTTGCTAGATTTAGAGTTTTGTTCAGGATTAGTTTTTTCTACTTCACCACCATTTGGCATTGAATTACACCCACTCATTGCGTTATTATTAAAATCACAACTTATTAAACTTGCAGTTGAACTGACCATTAAACCAAATGAGATTAATATGTATGATAATTTTTTCATATTCATTCCTTCAATAGTATTTCATAATAGTTTTTAAGTTTATTTTCTTTAGTTAAAAAAATCTTTTTAAAACTTTGTGAGTTTAAAATATTGTAAAGGTAATAAATTATTATATTTTTTATAGATAAATAAAGAGTTAATTTTTAAATCCTGTATTATTGAAATAATTAATAATTATTGGTGCGAATTTTATTATGTAAATATTATAATTAAACTATTTTTACACAATTAAATAATTGTAAAAATAAATCAAAATCATCAATTATTTTATTTACTAATTTATTAATAAAAGTATTCATATTTATAACATCTATTGTATTAAATGAACAAATATCTTCTTTATAATCAAAATCGCTTACAAGAAATCAATCAGCATATATTTCGTCATTTATCCCAATTGAATATAAATTTTTCAATTCTATATTAGCAAGATAATCAATTAACTTTGGTGATAAAACTCTAGCAGCTCTAATATCATTATTTTTAAGATTAATATAATACTTTTCATTAAACTTTATGGATTCAGATTGAAAAAGATCTTTTTCCGGATCTTTTCCTTGAACTATTTTAATATTATTAAAAGTTTTATCAAACTTTTTATTATCATAAAATATCAAAGCTCTAGACACATAAGTTTCTTCTTTTCTATTGTTTTTACCTCTAAATGTTATATATCTTTTAGGAGTTAATATATAAAAATAGATTTTTTTACCTTTATAAGTAATATTGAATGAGTTTTGCATGTATTTGTTTAATCGATTGCAATCATCAGTTAAATATCCATAATGGTTATCATATATATCAACCATATCTGGCAAATATTTAACAATATTAACTTTAAAATTATCATTTCTATCATTATTAATATATTTATAATAATATTCTTCATAGATTTTTTGAATTACGTTATTATTATATAAATATTTTGTTACATTTTGATCTATATAAGTATTTTTTAATAAATACTTATATCTTCTATAACCAATAAATCCAATAAATCCCATTATTATTAATATGAAAATAATAAAATATATAATATAAGTTATTACACTTATACCTGTTAAATTTAAACCTAACTTTGTAAACAAAAATAGAAAAATAATACTTAATGATAAGCCAATAATAATAAATCAACAAAACATTTCTTTTAACTTTTTATACTTTTGAATTATGTTTATTAACTTCTTTAATTCTGGGTTTAAATCAATTAAAGACTTTATTTTATTATTTAAAAAGGTTAAATTATCCATTTATTAATTTCTTTCTATTAATTGTGTAATTTGATTATTAATATTTAATAATAAATAATTTTATTGTTTTGAAAATATTTTTAAACTAAAAGATAACTTTTAAATTCTTTATTTTTATTACTTAAACTTAATTATACTTCTAAATTAATTAATTCGTTATATTTTAAAAACATTTGACTTAAGTATTCAAAAATAGATAATAAGTATTTAATTTTAATTAAATAAGCATAAAATAACTTATATATTTGATTTTCATCTAATTCATTTATATCAAAATCATTATTTTCAAGCATAATTAATTCTTCAAAGGTGCAGTTATCAATTAAAAGTGAAGGTTGATAAAATTTTATACTTTTTATTTTTTCATAAATTTTTAAATCATTGAATAAATTATTATACTCTTGATAAATTTCTGAGAATGAATTAATATCAAGTTCTTTATAATATAACAACTTATTTATTATGTGTTTATAATCTTTTTTAATTTTAGAGTTTATTTCTGATAAATTTGCACATACGTAAATTGATTCATTTAATGTATTTTTTAACATTCATATAAAATTATTATAAATAATGTTGTTGTTAAAATCATTTATGTTAATGTCACCTACAATAATATGATACTTCATAATATGTTTTAATCATATATTTGATTTTAGTGTTATTAAGAATTCAAATAAGTCATATTTTAATGTATTGTCTTTATTTTTATATATATTTGAATTATCAGTTTCATCTAGAAATTTATAGATTTCATTATTTTTATCATTAAAATTTAATGTATAAGTATTTATAACCGATCTTAAAAAATAATCGCAATAATTTCTAATTTCAGAATTATAATTATCCAAATTATAATTATTTCAATTTTTTTCTAAATATTTTGTTTGATAATTATCAATTAAATAAACAAAATCAAAGTAATCTTTATTTATTTTATTTACATAAGGTTTAAGTTCTATTGATAAATAAAATATTAATCTATCAACTTCTTCTTTTTCTCAAGGGTCTCTACGAAACATCTTAAAAACTGAGTACTTTAAATTTTCTTTAATTATATTTATAACATTATTATCGTTTTTAAATTCTTCAATTTCATAACCACAAAATAATCATATATCTTGAATATATAAATTAACTACAGAATATTTAAAGTTATTAGTGGGATATTTTGTAATTACATGAATAAAAATATTTGCAAATAAAAGTACATATACTGATGTAAGTGACTCATAAGTTAATTCATTAACTATATCATTATTTTCTTCAAATTGTTTATTAAAATAATAAACAGCTTCATCAAAATTTAATCTTTCTTTGAAAAAGCTTAAAAAATAATTATAAACAGTATATTTTTTTAAATTTTCAGGTTCTATATGCATATAGTTATAAAATAGATTTTTAAATAAATAATCATTAAAGTTATACTCATAATCATGAAGTTTATTATATTCACAAATTTTATTATATGATTTTTTAAATGAGAAATTAACTACTTTAAAACAACTATCAATCAAATCGTTTAAACCATTTTCATTTGTAATATTTTCTACTTTTAAATTATTATTAATAACATTATTATAGAATCTTAAAAATGAATCACATATTATTGAAACTAAATAAATATAATGATTATAATATTCTTTTTTAGTTTTTTTAATTTTATGAGTAGTAAAAAATTTTTTATAAATATCTTGAAACAACTTAAAATCTTCAATGCTACTTATTTTTTTAAGACTTGAAATAAATTGATCAAATTCTGAGTTTTTAATGAATATACTTAAATAATTCTCTTTAAAATCTAAATAAAAACTATTAAAAATCCTGATTAATGCTTTTTTGTATGAAAAATTTAAGTTTTTTGTTTTGAGTAATAACATAAGCATATTATACAATAATTTTGTATGAATACTTTTTTATAATTATTTAATTAAATATTAAAAAAAACCTCTTTATAAAGATAGATTTAGAATATAAGCTTATCTATATATTGAGGATTTTAAAAATATTATAAATGTAAATCTTTTTTAATGAATACAAAATATGATGAAATATAACATGATATTGATATTATAATTAAAAATATTATTTTTGATATGTATTTTGAAACTTCATTTGCATTTGTCATATTAAAGTTTGTAAGTGAATTTATTGATAAATATTTTAAAACTTTTAAAGAGTCCACTGTTTGTCCTAAAACAGCGAAAAAGAAAAATATAACACATAAACCACCACCAACAGCTAATGATATTGCACTTTTATTAAAAATACTACTACATAAGAATACTATTGAAATTAAAGCAATTAATAATAAGTATAATCCTAAGAAATTAATTATTATAATTCCTATATCAACTGAATTTGATTTACTTGATGCTAATATTAATATTATGTTAAATATAAATAAAAGCAATATTGATAAAGTATATCCAAGTATTAATGTAAACATTTTTGTTAAAATTATGCTTTTTCTAGATTGATTTGCAATTAATATATTTACCAAAGTACCCTTCTCAACTTCACTAACCAGAATTGAGTTACCTGAAATTATAATATGCACTAAATATATTAAGAATATAAATGAAGTTGAACTAGTTATACTTCCAGCTACTAAACCTGAAACTGAAGAGTCAGAATCACTACTAATAAAACTATCAGAATATAATGTAAATCCTAATATGCTTGAACTAAATAGAATAGTCATTAAAGTTGTGACTAATCAATATATGTAATGTTTTCTCAAAGTAACTGTAAATAAGTTATGTTTTTTTGATTTAGTTTTGATTAAAGTTTTTTCAGCACTTTGATTTATGCTTTTTTCTTTGGTTTGATCATAGTAACTCATAAAATAATCTTCTAGATCAAATTTTATTTCTTGTATCTTGACAACATTAAACGTTGATAAAACATCAATTAATTTATTGTGATCGTCATTATTAATTTCAACTTTAAAATCGTTTTTACTATAACTGATGACATTTATATTTTTATTAGATAATTGTTCAATATTAATACTATTTTTAACTTTTATTATGTATGAACTTTTATTACTTTGTTGTAATTCATTTATATTAATCAATGAAATTATTTTACCTTGTTTAATAATTGCTACATTATCACATACTTTTTCAATCTCTGAGAATACATGTGAAGAAAGTATAATTGCTTTACCTTCATTCTTAGATTTATTTACTAAATCTATAAATTTTTGTTGCATCAAAGGGTCTAGACCAGTTGTTGGTTCATCTAAAATTATTATATCTGGATTATGCATTCAAGCTGTAATTAAAGCAATTTTTTGTTTATTACCTTTTGATAATTTTTTAATTTTTATCGAAACATCAACATTTCAATATTGTATTAATTCATTTACATAGTCTCAATTATCTAGTTTTCTTAATCCATAAATTTCTTTAATGAATTGTATTCCTGTTAAATTTTCTGGAAATGCAATTTCTCCAGGTACATAACCTACTTTTCTATTTACCTTACTAGAATCAGTCCATGAATCATATGAAGTAAATTTATTTATTTTATCTTCATCAATTAATATATTTGCATTTCCAGATGTTGGTTTAATAAAACCTAATAAAGCTCTAATGCTTGTAGACTTACCAGCACCATTTGGCCCTAAATAGCCAAATACACTACCATAATTAATTATTAAATCTATATCAAATATACCATAACCATTTTTGTATTTTTTTGTTAATTTCTTTGTTTCTATAACATTTTCTTTCATTTTTTACCTCCTTGTCAAAAAAATTAACAAAGAGATTTAAACATATCATAATATTTTAGCTTTAATAGTTTTTTT contains:
- a CDS encoding heavy metal translocating P-type ATPase, whose product is MIVSHYYTKNIFSTIFYNKYFLFSIAIFSTYIYGFNFIKKTYYELFVWRKIGMNLLIFISTQTAFIYSSYQLAINNFPELIEVNIFVVLFVKTGDIINNKLRKLVSKDLKSLISLIPNEVITVVNNTEKLKKLSLVKENELVKVLKDQVIPIDGFLVSENRKINTQIIDGENNNKTFFKHDTLFAGMINKDIDLIMKSTTTIKNSFLTKIINKVALVQSEKTKLQTIIDKIIIWFTPLIILLAICGFVLSYLVLNYGNIYIAIKIAITILVTACPCSLGIAIPLAIMIGSLKAAKKNIIFNKPDAFEKLIKINVIAFDKTGTLTKGEVKVVNFIGDESFLEILWIIESNLTHPLADGILNYIRDKNLIFNKENNFKKVNRFEFILNNKNYKLLPISKYSESFDKVINFDINKLENTTTFLIENDVIVCLIEFKDKLRENVEESIQKFKSLGLEVFIITGDNKKVSEKLGLELKVDKVYYEKTIEEKLDVINNIQKQNKKVLYVGDGMNDILAIQKADLSISIITNSSFLNLESDVSLLNPNIWLIYESFKLAKFTKKIIITNLFWAFIYNSIVIPLAIFSVLTPMIGMALMFLSSFLVLLNSFILKNLRL
- a CDS encoding heavy-metal-associated domain-containing protein, giving the protein MKEIKLLINNLDCPNCALSVEKSLKKINIINVKVLIPLKEVHFEYNEANISLETIIKHLKKQGFDCEMIEE
- a CDS encoding ATP-binding cassette domain-containing protein — encoded protein: MKENVIETKKLTKKYKNGYGIFDIDLIINYGSVFGYLGPNGAGKSTSIRALLGFIKPTSGNANILIDEDKINKFTSYDSWTDSSKVNRKVGYVPGEIAFPENLTGIQFIKEIYGLRKLDNWDYVNELIQYWNVDVSIKIKKLSKGNKQKIALITAWMHNPDIIILDEPTTGLDPLMQQKFIDLVNKSKNEGKAIILSSHVFSEIEKVCDNVAIIKQGKIISLININELQQSNKSSYIIKVKNSINIEQLSNKNINVISYSKNDFKVEINNDDHNKLIDVLSTFNVVKIQEIKFDLEDYFMSYYDQTKEKSINQSAEKTLIKTKSKKHNLFTVTLRKHYIYWLVTTLMTILFSSSILGFTLYSDSFISSDSDSSVSGLVAGSITSSTSFIFLIYLVHIIISGNSILVSEVEKGTLVNILIANQSRKSIILTKMFTLILGYTLSILLLFIFNIILILASSKSNSVDIGIIIINFLGLYLLLIALISIVFLCSSIFNKSAISLAVGGGLCVIFFFFAVLGQTVDSLKVLKYLSINSLTNFNMTNANEVSKYISKIIFLIIISISCYISSYFVFIKKDLHL